One window of Phocoena phocoena chromosome 13, mPhoPho1.1, whole genome shotgun sequence genomic DNA carries:
- the TBX3 gene encoding T-box transcription factor TBX3 isoform X2: MSLSMRDPVIPGTSMAYHPFLPHRAPDFAMSAVLGHQPPFFPALTLPPNGAAALSLPGALAKPIMDQLVGAAETGIPFSSLGPQTHLRPLKTMEPEEEVEDDPKVHLEAKELWDQFHKRGTEMVITKSGRRMFPPFKVRCSGLDKKAKYILLMDIIAADDCRYKFHNSRWMVAGKADPEMPKRMYIHPDSPATGEQWMSKVVTFHKLKLTNNISDKHGFTILNSMHKYQPRFHIVRANDILKLPYSTFRTYLFPETEFIAVTAYQNDKITQLKIDNNPFAKGFRDTGNGRREKRKQLTLQSMRVFDDRHKKENGTSDESSSEQASFSCFAQSSSPAVSTVGTSNLKDLCPSEGESDTEAESKEEHGPEACDAAKITTTTSEDPCRDKGSPAVKAHLFVAEPGGRPRDSGRLDKASPDSRHSPATISSSTRGLGAEERRSPGREGAAPSKAEEARALPGKEAFAPLTVQTDAAAAHLGQGPLPGLGFAPGLAGQQFFNGHPLFLHPGQFAMGGAFSSMAAGMGPLLATVSGASTGVSGLDSTAMASAAAAQGLSGASAATLPFHLQQHVLASQGLAMSPFGSLFPYPYTYMAAAAAASSAAASSSVHRHPFLNLNTMRPRLRYSPYSIPVPVPDSSSLLTTALPSMAAAPGPLDGKAAALAASPASVAVDSGSELNSRSSTLSSSSVSLSPKLCPEKEAATSELQNIQRLVSGLEAKPDRSRSASP, translated from the exons ATGAGCCTCTCCATGAGAGATCCGGTCATCCCTGGGACAAGCATGGCCTACCATCCGTTCCTACCTCACCGGGCGCCGGACTTCGCCATGAGCGCGGTGCTGGGTCACCAGCCGCCCTTCTTCCCCGCGCTGACTCTGCCGCCCAACGGCGCGGCGGCGCTCTCGCTGCCCGGCGCCCTGGCCAAGCCGATCATGGATCAATTGGTGGGGGCGGCCGAGACCGGCATCCCTTTCTCGTCCCTGGGGCCGCAGACACATCTGAGGCCTCTGAAGACCATGGAGCCGGAAGAAGAAGTGGAGGATGACCCCAAGGTGCACCTCGAGGCCAAAGAACTTTGGGATCAGTTCCACAAGCGGGGCACGGAGATGGTCATTACCAAGTCGGGAAG GCGAATGTTTCCTCCATTTAAAGTAAGGTGTTCAGGGCTGGATAAAAAAGCCAAATAcattttgttgatggacattatcGCTGCAGATGACTGTCGGTATAAATTTCACAATTCTCGGTGGATGGTGGCGGGAAAGGCTGACCCTGAAATGCCAAAGAGAATGTACATTCACCCCGACAGCCCTGCCACCGGGGAACAGTGGATGTCCAAAGTTGTCACTTTCCACAAACTGAAACTCACCAACAACATTTCGGACAAACACGGATTT ACTATACTGAACTCCATGCATAAATACCAGCCTCGCTTCCACATTGTGAGGGCCAATGACATCTTAAAACTTCCTTATAGTACTTTTCGGACGTACTTGTTCCCCGAAACCGAATTCATCGCTGTGACCGCATACCAGAATGATAAG ATAACTCAGTTAAAAATAGACAACAACCCTTTTGCAAAAGGTTTCCGGGACACTGGAAATGGCAGGAGAGAAAAAAG AAAGCAGCTCACCCTGCAGTCCATGAGGGTGTTCGATGACAGACACAAAAAGGAGAATGGCACCTCCGACGAGTCCTCCAGCGAGCAGGCTTCCTTCAGCTGCTTCGCTCAGTCCTCCTCTCCGGCCGTCTCCACCGTAGGGACATCCAACCTCAAAG ATCTGTGTCCCAGCGAGGGTGAGAGCGACACCGAGGCCGAGAGCAAAGAGGAGCACGGCCCGGAGGCCTGCGACGCGGCCAAAATCACCACCACCACGTCGGAGGATCCGTGCCGGGACAAGGGCAGCCCGGCGGTCAAGGCGCACCTCTTCGTAGCCGAGCCCGGCGGCCGGCCCCGGGACAGCGGGCGGCTGGACAAGGCGTCGCCCGACTCGCGCCACAGCCCGGCCACCATCTCGTCCAGCACCCGCGGCCTGGGAGCCGAGGAGCGCCGGAGCCCGGGCCGCGAGGGCGCGGCCCCTTCCAAGGCCGAGGAGGCGCGCGCGCTGCCGGGCAAGGAGGCCTTCGCGCCGCTCACCGTGCAGACGGACGCGGCCGCCGCGCACCTGGGCCAGGGCCCCCTGCCCGGCCTCGGTTTCGCCCCCGGCCTGGCCGGCCAGCAGTTCTTCAACGGGCACCCGCTCTTCCTGCACCCCGGCCAGTTCGCCATGGGGGGTGCCTTCTCCAGCATGGCCGCTGGCATGGGGCCCCTGCTGGCCACCGTGTCCGGGGCCTCCACTGGCGTCTCGGGCCTGGATTCTACGGCCATGGCCTCGGCCGCCGCGGCGCAGGGACTGTCGGGGGCGTCCGCGGCCACCCTGCCCTTCCACCTCCAGCAGCATGTCCTGGCCTCTCAG GGCCTGGCCATGTCGCCTTTCGGAAGCCTGTTCCCTTATCCCTACACGTACATGGCCGCGGCGGCGGCCGCCTCCTCGGCAGCCGCCTCCAGTTCCGTGCACCGCCACCCGTTCCTGAACCTGAACACCATGCGCCCGCGGCTGCGCTACAGCCCCTACTCCATCCCCGTGCCGGTGCCGGACAGCAGCAGCCTGCTCACCACCGCCCTGCCGTCCATGGCCGCAGCCCCGGGGCCCCTCGATGGCAAGGCCGCCGCCCTGGCCGCCAGCCCGGCCTCGGTGGCCGTGGACTCAGGCTCGGAACTCAACAGCCGCTCCTCCACGctctcctccagctccgtgtCCTTGTCGCCCAAACTCTGCCCGGAGAAGGAGGCGGCCACCAGCGAACTGCAGAACATACAGCGGCTGGTCAGCGGCTTGGAAGCCAAGCCCGACAGGTCCCGCAGCGCATCCCCGTAA
- the TBX3 gene encoding T-box transcription factor TBX3 isoform X1, translating to MSLSMRDPVIPGTSMAYHPFLPHRAPDFAMSAVLGHQPPFFPALTLPPNGAAALSLPGALAKPIMDQLVGAAETGIPFSSLGPQTHLRPLKTMEPEEEVEDDPKVHLEAKELWDQFHKRGTEMVITKSGRRMFPPFKVRCSGLDKKAKYILLMDIIAADDCRYKFHNSRWMVAGKADPEMPKRMYIHPDSPATGEQWMSKVVTFHKLKLTNNISDKHGFTLAFPSDQATWQGNYSFGTQTILNSMHKYQPRFHIVRANDILKLPYSTFRTYLFPETEFIAVTAYQNDKITQLKIDNNPFAKGFRDTGNGRREKRKQLTLQSMRVFDDRHKKENGTSDESSSEQASFSCFAQSSSPAVSTVGTSNLKDLCPSEGESDTEAESKEEHGPEACDAAKITTTTSEDPCRDKGSPAVKAHLFVAEPGGRPRDSGRLDKASPDSRHSPATISSSTRGLGAEERRSPGREGAAPSKAEEARALPGKEAFAPLTVQTDAAAAHLGQGPLPGLGFAPGLAGQQFFNGHPLFLHPGQFAMGGAFSSMAAGMGPLLATVSGASTGVSGLDSTAMASAAAAQGLSGASAATLPFHLQQHVLASQGLAMSPFGSLFPYPYTYMAAAAAASSAAASSSVHRHPFLNLNTMRPRLRYSPYSIPVPVPDSSSLLTTALPSMAAAPGPLDGKAAALAASPASVAVDSGSELNSRSSTLSSSSVSLSPKLCPEKEAATSELQNIQRLVSGLEAKPDRSRSASP from the exons ATGAGCCTCTCCATGAGAGATCCGGTCATCCCTGGGACAAGCATGGCCTACCATCCGTTCCTACCTCACCGGGCGCCGGACTTCGCCATGAGCGCGGTGCTGGGTCACCAGCCGCCCTTCTTCCCCGCGCTGACTCTGCCGCCCAACGGCGCGGCGGCGCTCTCGCTGCCCGGCGCCCTGGCCAAGCCGATCATGGATCAATTGGTGGGGGCGGCCGAGACCGGCATCCCTTTCTCGTCCCTGGGGCCGCAGACACATCTGAGGCCTCTGAAGACCATGGAGCCGGAAGAAGAAGTGGAGGATGACCCCAAGGTGCACCTCGAGGCCAAAGAACTTTGGGATCAGTTCCACAAGCGGGGCACGGAGATGGTCATTACCAAGTCGGGAAG GCGAATGTTTCCTCCATTTAAAGTAAGGTGTTCAGGGCTGGATAAAAAAGCCAAATAcattttgttgatggacattatcGCTGCAGATGACTGTCGGTATAAATTTCACAATTCTCGGTGGATGGTGGCGGGAAAGGCTGACCCTGAAATGCCAAAGAGAATGTACATTCACCCCGACAGCCCTGCCACCGGGGAACAGTGGATGTCCAAAGTTGTCACTTTCCACAAACTGAAACTCACCAACAACATTTCGGACAAACACGGATTT ACTTTGGCCTTCCCAAGTGATCAAGCAACGTGGCAGGGGAATTATAGTTTTGGTACTCAG ACTATACTGAACTCCATGCATAAATACCAGCCTCGCTTCCACATTGTGAGGGCCAATGACATCTTAAAACTTCCTTATAGTACTTTTCGGACGTACTTGTTCCCCGAAACCGAATTCATCGCTGTGACCGCATACCAGAATGATAAG ATAACTCAGTTAAAAATAGACAACAACCCTTTTGCAAAAGGTTTCCGGGACACTGGAAATGGCAGGAGAGAAAAAAG AAAGCAGCTCACCCTGCAGTCCATGAGGGTGTTCGATGACAGACACAAAAAGGAGAATGGCACCTCCGACGAGTCCTCCAGCGAGCAGGCTTCCTTCAGCTGCTTCGCTCAGTCCTCCTCTCCGGCCGTCTCCACCGTAGGGACATCCAACCTCAAAG ATCTGTGTCCCAGCGAGGGTGAGAGCGACACCGAGGCCGAGAGCAAAGAGGAGCACGGCCCGGAGGCCTGCGACGCGGCCAAAATCACCACCACCACGTCGGAGGATCCGTGCCGGGACAAGGGCAGCCCGGCGGTCAAGGCGCACCTCTTCGTAGCCGAGCCCGGCGGCCGGCCCCGGGACAGCGGGCGGCTGGACAAGGCGTCGCCCGACTCGCGCCACAGCCCGGCCACCATCTCGTCCAGCACCCGCGGCCTGGGAGCCGAGGAGCGCCGGAGCCCGGGCCGCGAGGGCGCGGCCCCTTCCAAGGCCGAGGAGGCGCGCGCGCTGCCGGGCAAGGAGGCCTTCGCGCCGCTCACCGTGCAGACGGACGCGGCCGCCGCGCACCTGGGCCAGGGCCCCCTGCCCGGCCTCGGTTTCGCCCCCGGCCTGGCCGGCCAGCAGTTCTTCAACGGGCACCCGCTCTTCCTGCACCCCGGCCAGTTCGCCATGGGGGGTGCCTTCTCCAGCATGGCCGCTGGCATGGGGCCCCTGCTGGCCACCGTGTCCGGGGCCTCCACTGGCGTCTCGGGCCTGGATTCTACGGCCATGGCCTCGGCCGCCGCGGCGCAGGGACTGTCGGGGGCGTCCGCGGCCACCCTGCCCTTCCACCTCCAGCAGCATGTCCTGGCCTCTCAG GGCCTGGCCATGTCGCCTTTCGGAAGCCTGTTCCCTTATCCCTACACGTACATGGCCGCGGCGGCGGCCGCCTCCTCGGCAGCCGCCTCCAGTTCCGTGCACCGCCACCCGTTCCTGAACCTGAACACCATGCGCCCGCGGCTGCGCTACAGCCCCTACTCCATCCCCGTGCCGGTGCCGGACAGCAGCAGCCTGCTCACCACCGCCCTGCCGTCCATGGCCGCAGCCCCGGGGCCCCTCGATGGCAAGGCCGCCGCCCTGGCCGCCAGCCCGGCCTCGGTGGCCGTGGACTCAGGCTCGGAACTCAACAGCCGCTCCTCCACGctctcctccagctccgtgtCCTTGTCGCCCAAACTCTGCCCGGAGAAGGAGGCGGCCACCAGCGAACTGCAGAACATACAGCGGCTGGTCAGCGGCTTGGAAGCCAAGCCCGACAGGTCCCGCAGCGCATCCCCGTAA